A window from Amblyomma americanum isolate KBUSLIRL-KWMA chromosome 7, ASM5285725v1, whole genome shotgun sequence encodes these proteins:
- the LOC144097886 gene encoding uncharacterized protein LOC144097886, with protein MGREIAMNLTMGMWVRKDLPKRLRRTLHQRTRWIIESGLPEWHRLSLIERAMQKVQAGSQSTQSFTFHRIKVEDVTGLFFLLLACFSICFVAILIECLVYTVNKSSCSSRCTLSPSAGMHTSSFR; from the exons ATGGGCCGAGAGATCGCCATGAACCTCACGATGGGCATGTGGGTCAGAAAGGACCTTCCCAAACGTCTTCGCAGGACGCTGCACCAGCG CACCCGCTGGATCATCGAGTCAGGCCTGCCAGAATGGCACCGCCTGAGCCTCATCGAACGCGCCATGCAAAAGGTCCAGGCTGGATCGCAATCAACGCAAAGCTTCACCTTCCACAGGATCAAAGTGGAGGACGTGACGGGGCTATTTTTTCTCCTCCTTGCCTGCTTCTCCATCTGCTTCGTTGCCATCCTGATCGAATGCCTGGTGTATACCGTCAACAAGTCGAGCTGCTCCAGTCGCTGCACGCTGTCTCCAAGTGCAGGCATGCACACGTCATCTTTCCGCTAA